A stretch of Phragmites australis chromosome 12, lpPhrAust1.1, whole genome shotgun sequence DNA encodes these proteins:
- the LOC133886754 gene encoding transcription factor BHLH062-like, translating to MVADTESSDSLPGSSNASAEKPVNGSPEQRSQEKGPKKTHKAEREKLKRDQLNDLFLELSSMIDLGRQNNGKASVLGDAARVLRDLITQVESLRKEQSALLTERQYVSSEKNELHDENSTLKARITELQNELRARMGNNSLNLSSLGMLHPMANTTSTDLTTQPMPHQTWSNVPNLQAVAMAHPTLPLQNQQHRSADAGEAYTPRPQELQLFPGTSLSPERESSRLRSAPASSSSLTDSLPGQLRLSLPQSSQEGSSSGVSRGRKERKNG from the exons ATGGTGGCTGATACGGAGAGCTCCGATTCACTGCCTGGCAGTTCAAATGCTTCTGCTGAGAAGCCCGTTAATGG GTCTCCTGAGCAAAGATCACAGGAAAAAGGTCCAAAGAAAACTCATAAAGCTGAAAGAGAGAAGCTTAAGCGTGACCAGTTGAATGACCTTTTTCTTGAGCTCAGCAGTATGATAG ATCTTGGTCGACAAAATAATGGAAAAGCTTCAGTATTAGGTGATGCTGCCCGAGTACTGCGAGATCTGATTACTCAAGTAGAATCTCTTAGAAAGGAACAATCTGCTCTTCTAACTGAACGCCAATAT GTCAGTTCAGAGAAGAATGAGCTGCATGATGAGAACTCGACACTCAAAGCCCGAATAACAGAACTACAAAATGAGCTTCGTGCAAGGATGGGGAACAACAGCCTTAATCTAAGCAGTCTTGGGATGTTGCATCCAATGGCGAACACTACCAGCACTGATTTAACGACTCAACCCATGCCGCATCAGACATGGAGCAATGTTCCTAATTTACAAGCTGTGGCCATGGCACACCCAACATTGCCATTGCAGAATCAGCAGCACCGCTCAGCTGATGCTGGTGAAGCTTATACACCACGACCTCAGGAGCTGCAGCTCTTTCCAGGGACATCATTGTCACCAGAGCGTGAATCTTCCCGGCTCAGAAGCGCTCCAGCTTCATCTTCAAGCCTGACAGATTCTTTACCAGGGCAGCTCCGCCTAAGCCTTCCACAATCATCGCAAGAAGGAAGCAGCAGTGGTGTATCGCGCGGCAGAAAGGAACGGAAAAACGGTTAG
- the LOC133886026 gene encoding HVA22-like protein a isoform X1, translating to MGSGSLLNVLAKNFDVLAGPLVALAYPLYASVKAIETKSPVDDQQWLTYWVLYSLITLFELTFASIIQCLPFWPSMKLIFICWLVLPYFNGAAYVYQNYVRPAFVKNQMVNIWYVPQKRGLFGKSDDFLTALDKFVEENGTDALKKLANKAGKSFKQSGKSSKDSKESKSSSKELKSSKELKEPKASKDTKHPKSLKDSKESKPSRDSKSPKDSKEQKKTLKDSKELKKALKDSKEQESLKDSNEHKPKSNKRVTFAEVDSEKEFKASNSYWRPSSDYHSMYPEQNLWTSSFMIFEDENTYWNRGPLD from the exons ATGGGCTCCGGATCTTTGCTCAATGTTCTCGCCAAGAACTTCGACGTTCTTGCGGG GCCTTTGGTCGCACTGGCTTATCCTTT gtATGCTTCAGTTAAGGCAATAGAAACCAAATCTCCTGTTGATGATCAACAATGGCTCACATATTGGGTCTTGTACTCATTAATAACACTGTTTGAACTCACCTTTGCATCAATTATTCAGTG CCTTCCTTTCTGGCCCTCAATGAAATTGATCTTTATTTGCTGGCTTGTCCTGCCTTACTTCAATGGTGCAGCCTATGTGTACCAAAATTATGTGAGACCTGCCTTTGTAAAGAACCAGATGGTCAACATTTGGTATGTCCCTCAAAAAAGGGGCCTTTTTGGCAAATCTGATGACTTCCTCACAGCGCTTGATAAGTTCGTTGAAGAAAATGGGACTGATGCTCTGAAGAAACTGGCGAACAAG GCTGGCAAATCATTTAAACAGTCAGGGAAATCATCAAAAGATTCGAAAGAATCAAAATCATCATCGAAAGAATTGAAATCATCAAAGGAGTTGAAAGAACCAAAGGCATCAAAAGATACAAAACATCCCAAGTCACTGAAAGATTCAAAAGAGTCGAAGCCATCAAGGGATTCAAAGTCACCTAAAGATTCTAAAGAACAGAAGAAGACATTGAAAGATTCGAAAGAACTGAAGAAAGCACTGAAAGACTCGAAAGAACAGGAATCACTGAAAGATTCAAATGAACATAAACCAAAGAGCAACAAGCGTGTGACGTTTGCTGAGGTGGATTCTGAAAAGGAATTCAAGGCCTCTAACAGTTATTGGCGTCCATCCTCTGATTATCACAGCATGTATCCGGAGCAAAATTTATGGACTAGCAGCTTCATGATCTTCGAGGACGAAAATACTTACTGGAATCGGGGCCCTCTGGACTG A
- the LOC133886474 gene encoding uncharacterized protein LOC133886474: protein MPQVTRLSWRVADNRLSRRKGVVLHAHRRRRLQDVSRRDTVHTSVSVLAPRRHLGRNRPTSRLLVALLQCCPVGCPTASTTFVLPASADHRCLPKAICCVTVHGTFFLATGHLCGRVSAVNTAVLRFGSFGLCVNSCGFRASAGFAPLLRPPLRAPGSGGGQACARSRGARSWNSALRGRGSQVRSFLTYSFGVNGEDFSVHRGCLEDVLIVFRSSASRDLVLHSAMPSGAPFQLKFRPWGRQSLANVRSLLFRVLLKPRGIPTHAWHLSTVERILSSSCTSLILTPDTMARDDLSCFRVVAWCADPGLIPKEVDLIVPEPVEQFVDIGLFLRPDEIIHSKQLCLSYKVAIHLIEV from the exons ATGCCCCAGGTCACTCGGTTGTCGTGGAGGGTGGCTGACAACAGGTTGTCAAGAAGAAAAGGCGTCGTTCTCCacgcccaccgccgccgccgccttcaaG ATGTCAGCAGGAGGGACACCGTGCACACCAGTGTAAGCGTCCTCGCTCCCCGTCGGCACCTTGGTCGAAACCGCCCAACCTCCAGGCTGCTGGTCGCTCTCCTCCAATGCTGTCCCGTGGGATGCCCCACCGCCTCCACAACCTTCGTCCTCCCAGCTTCGGCTGATCATAGATGCCTCCCCAAGGCCATCTGCTGCGTCACAGTCCACGGGACGTTCTTTCTCGCCACCGGCCATTTGTGCGGCCGAGTCTCCGCCGTCAACACCGCAGTTCTTCGGTTCGGTTCCTTTGGCCTCTGCGTCAACTCATGTGGATTTCGCGCATCGGCTGGATTTGCACCTCTGCTTCGTCCCCCGCTCCGAGCCCCTGGttcaggaggaggccaggcttGCGCACGCTCTCGTGGCGCTCGTAGTTGGAACTCGGCCCTTCGTGGACGTGGGAGCCAAGTTAGGTCGTTTCTAACGTACTCCTTTGGGGTCAATGGGGAGGATTTCTCTGTCCACAGAGGTTGCCTCGAGGATGTCCTGATCGTCTTCCGGAGCTCGGCGTCCCGTGACTTGGTGCTCCATTCTGCGATGCCTTCCGGAGCACCGTTCCAGCTGAAGTTTAGGCCGTGGGGACGACAATCGCTGGCCAACGTGCGATCCCTGCTATTCCGCGTTTTGCTTAAGCCTAGAGGGATCCCGACCCATGCGTGGCACCTTTCCACCGTGGAGCGCATTCTCAGCTCCTCGTGCACCAGCCTGATCCTAACGCCGGACACCATGGCCAGGGATGACTTGTCCTGCTTTCGTGTGGTCGCTTGGTGTGCAGACCCTGGTCTCATCCCGAAGGAGGTTGATCTGATAGTGCCGGAACCAGTGGAGCAGTTCGTTGACATTGGCCTCTTCTTGCGCCCAGATGAGATCATTCATTCCAAGCAACTTTGCCTCAGTTACAAGGTCGCTATTCATCTCATAGAAGTCTAG